The genomic DNA TTTCTATAAGGCGCGCCCGCTCGGGGCGGTGGTGGCGGCCCTGTGGACGGCGGTGGCGGCGGCGGAGGTGGTGAGCGGGGCGCAACTCCCCGATGGCTCGCAGAAGGTGGGCGAGAACAGGTATCGGGCGCCGGGAGATTTCGAGAAGACGCTGGAGTATTACAAGACGGTCTATCCAGTGAGTTCGTACCCCCGGCGAGCCATCGTCAACCAGCCGGGCGTCAAGGCGGTCCACATCAGCAACCCCTCGGGGAAGAATTTCGAGGGGCTGAACATCTACGAGGCGAATGACGAAGTTCGGCTCTACGTTGTTCCCTTGCAGTCAGCGCCGGGCAGTGGCAACAAGCCGGTGAAGAAGCCGGAACCGAAGTCCGGGAAGAAGTCGCGGTAGACGGACGGTTCGAAAAAAGGTAGTTGAAGTGGCGAAGTGGTTGCGGTACGGAGTGGCGGCACAGCGGTTCTTGGGGAATCGTCTAACGGCAGGACAGCAGACTCTGACTCTGCTTATCTAGGTTCGAATCCTAGTTCCCCAGCTCGCAGTTCCCGGTTTCAAACCGGCCCTGTCGTCTAGCGGTTAGGACGGAGCCCTCTCACGGCTCAAACTCGGGTTCGAATCCCGGCAGGGTCACTCGCAGCGAAGACGTTCAGCTTTCAGGGAAGTTGGACGCTCTGTTTCACGGCCCTGTCGTCTAGCGGTTAGGACGGAGCCCTCTCACGGCTCAAACTCGGGTTCGAATCCCGGCAGGGTCACACCGAAGCGCCCGTTTCTCCTCGGAGAAGCGGGCGTTTCGCTTTTGCGGGCTCCGCGGGGCCGGGAACACCCGGCCCCCCTCCCGGGCTCAGCGTCCACCGCTCCCGAGGCTCTCGCGAAAGGCCGTCAGGGCCGAGGCCAGGTTGCTCTGGGCGCGCTGGAGGTTGCGGCGCATCAACAACGTGCGCACCCGCTCCGGCAGGGCCCGCGGTGACGAGGAGCCGAAGCCCACCAACTCCAGGCGCAGGGTGATGGCGTCCAGCAGGTCCGCCAGGTCCGCGTTGGGCCCGGCCAGCAGGACGAGATCCGAGGACGCCGACTGCAGGCGCTCGGCGATTTCCCACCAGCCGGGCGCGCCCGTCTCGAGCACCACCACGGCCGCGCCCAGCAGCGCGGGCGAGTCCGGAGGAAGGGGGACCGCCTCCAGGCCCTCGTCCAGCAAGGCGCGCAGCGCCGCGGCACTGCCCACCACCGCCACCTGCCCTCCCGGCGCCACGCGGCTGGCGAGCTCGTAGGCGCGCAGCTGCGCCTCCATCTGCTGGCGTGCCGCGGCCGAGGCCTGTCCACCCGCCTGCAGCAACTCGGCCGCCTCGCGCGCCACGCGGCGTGCCTGTTCCCGGCCCTTGATGCGGCCCGCCCGCCGCTCCAGCGCGGCGCGGACCTTGGCGCGCACCAGCCGCAAGTCCTCGAAGGGCTTGAGGATGTAGTCGCTCGCCCCCGCGGCGAAGGCGGCGATCACCGACTCCGAGCTGGAGTAGCCCGTGATCATCACCGCCTCCAACGAGGGCTGGAGCGCCCGGGCCTCGGCGATCAGCTCCACACCGCCCATGCCGGGCAGGTTCTTGTCGGTGATGAGCACGTCGAAGCGCTGCCCGCGCAGCATCTCCAGGGCCTGCTCGGCGTCCTCGGCCAGGCTCACCACCAGGTCCGACTCACGCGCCAACAGCCGCGCACACACGTCCCGAACCACGGGCTCGTCATCCACGACCAGCACGGTCGAAGCGAGGGTTCCGCCACGCCCCTCACCCGCGCCGCCCTCGTCCGTCTCGAAGGGGAGGTCCATGCATTGGAGAATCGCACAGCTCGCAACGGACTTCGAGCAGCGCCGGGGGGGACTTATGTTGCTGACGTGGCGAGCTTCACGGAAGCATTGGAAGAGAACCCCGCTCCGCGTCGGCTGGGAGACGTATGGCTGCGCTATGAGCCTGGCCGTCTGCTGGGGGAGTCCCAATCCCCGTCCGTCTGGCACCGGCGGCGTCCGGCGCTGGCCATGACACTGGCCACCGTGCTCGCGGTGGTCTCCATGGGGGGACTGCTGGCGGGAGGCAGGGACGCGGCGGCCACGCTCATTCCCCTGCTGTTGGGGCTGGCCTCCGCGGCGCTGGTGGGCGTGGCGTTGCGGCTGGAGGGCCGGCTCGGACGGCGCCGCTTCGTGCTGCACTTCCGCTCCGAGCGGCTACGGATGGAACGGTTGCGCTGGGCGCCCGGGGCCACCCGCCGGGAGTGGATTCCTTTCGACGACGTCTCCGCGGTGGAGGTCGTGGAGCGGGCCACCGGACACTTCGCGCTGGTGGTGGTGTGGCGCGAAGGCGAGACGCGAACCCGCCGCGAGGTGATGGTGGATCACATCGGGCCGGGGGAGAAGGAAGCGCTGTTCCGCGTCTGGCGCCTCCTGCACAACGCCTTCGGGCTCAGGGGGGCGGGGCTCGCCGGAGCGTGAGCTCCACCTCGGTCCCCGAGCCTTGCGTCGACGACAGGCGCACGGCGCCGCCGGACTGCACCACCAGCTCCTTGCAGAT from Melittangium boletus DSM 14713 includes the following:
- a CDS encoding response regulator transcription factor produces the protein MDLPFETDEGGAGEGRGGTLASTVLVVDDEPVVRDVCARLLARESDLVVSLAEDAEQALEMLRGQRFDVLITDKNLPGMGGVELIAEARALQPSLEAVMITGYSSSESVIAAFAAGASDYILKPFEDLRLVRAKVRAALERRAGRIKGREQARRVAREAAELLQAGGQASAAARQQMEAQLRAYELASRVAPGGQVAVVGSAAALRALLDEGLEAVPLPPDSPALLGAAVVVLETGAPGWWEIAERLQSASSDLVLLAGPNADLADLLDAITLRLELVGFGSSSPRALPERVRTLLMRRNLQRAQSNLASALTAFRESLGSGGR